One window from the genome of Thalassospira xiamenensis M-5 = DSM 17429 encodes:
- the argC gene encoding N-acetyl-gamma-glutamyl-phosphate reductase: MSDVKVKVGILGASGYTGAELVRILAHHAASEITLLTADRRAGRPFGEVFPHLAHLKLPTMIRIEDADWSMVDVIFCALPHGTTQEVIAGLPDHVKVVDLSADFRLFDAATYKEWYGAEHAAQDLQKDVVYGLTELHREKIKKARVVANPGCYPTPVQLSLTPLLEQKLVHADDIIIDAKSGVTGAGRSPKEGILYAEVTEGIHAYGTGGHRHAPEIEQGLAWAAGQDVVVNFSPHLMPMSRGILESIYVKMTDGTTAEDIQAALEKRYADEPFVRVLPFGVTPQTRHVRGSNYVLIGVVKDRVPGRVIIVAVEDNLVKGASGQAVQNMNVMLGLPETMGLEIEPLFP, from the coding sequence ATGAGCGACGTTAAGGTCAAAGTCGGAATTCTCGGTGCCAGCGGATATACCGGGGCGGAACTGGTTCGTATTCTTGCGCACCATGCCGCTTCTGAAATCACCCTGCTGACCGCAGACCGACGCGCCGGGCGTCCGTTCGGGGAGGTTTTCCCGCATCTTGCCCATCTGAAATTGCCGACCATGATCCGGATCGAGGATGCCGACTGGTCGATGGTTGATGTCATTTTCTGTGCGCTGCCGCATGGCACGACGCAGGAAGTGATTGCCGGGTTGCCTGATCATGTCAAAGTTGTCGATCTGTCGGCGGATTTCCGGTTGTTTGATGCCGCGACCTACAAGGAATGGTACGGGGCGGAACATGCCGCACAGGATTTGCAGAAGGATGTGGTTTATGGCCTGACTGAACTGCACCGTGAAAAGATCAAAAAGGCGCGTGTAGTGGCCAATCCGGGATGTTATCCAACCCCGGTGCAGCTTTCGCTGACACCGCTTCTGGAACAGAAGCTGGTGCATGCCGATGACATCATCATTGATGCGAAATCCGGTGTCACCGGTGCGGGCCGTTCGCCCAAGGAAGGCATTCTGTATGCCGAGGTCACCGAAGGCATTCATGCCTATGGCACCGGCGGGCACCGCCATGCGCCAGAAATCGAGCAGGGCCTTGCCTGGGCTGCCGGGCAGGATGTTGTGGTGAACTTTTCCCCGCACCTGATGCCGATGAGCCGGGGCATCCTTGAGAGCATCTATGTCAAAATGACCGATGGCACGACGGCCGAAGACATTCAGGCCGCCCTTGAAAAACGTTATGCCGATGAGCCGTTCGTGCGGGTCCTGCCGTTTGGCGTAACCCCGCAGACACGTCACGTACGTGGATCGAACTATGTTCTGATCGGGGTGGTCAAGGATCGGGTGCCGGGCCGGGTGATCATTGTGGCGGTCGAAGACAACCTTGTTAAAGGGGCATCTGGCCAAGCAGTTCAGAACATGAATGTCATGCTGGGCCTGCCGGAAACCATGGGGCTCGAGATCGAGCCGCTGTTCCCGTAA
- a CDS encoding PLP-dependent aminotransferase family protein — translation MNIAEQHDLIIIEDDIFADFENTPAPRMAALGGLERVIHIGSFSKTLSASVRCGYIAASADWIDGLTDLKIATGFSGPNLSAELIFAVLKDGTYRKYMETLRDRLARTMTITETRLRNLGITPAINPDAGLFLWCRLPDHMDAATLARNALSDGVVLAPGNVFSISQTAGNLMRFNVAQCQDERIFRVLERALEK, via the coding sequence TTGAATATTGCCGAACAGCACGACCTGATCATCATCGAAGATGATATCTTTGCCGACTTCGAAAACACCCCTGCCCCGCGGATGGCCGCACTGGGCGGGCTAGAGCGCGTAATCCATATCGGCAGCTTTTCCAAAACCCTCTCGGCGTCGGTTCGATGCGGATATATAGCGGCCTCTGCCGACTGGATCGACGGTCTGACCGATCTTAAAATCGCAACCGGTTTTTCCGGTCCGAATTTATCCGCCGAACTGATTTTTGCGGTTCTCAAGGACGGCACCTATCGCAAATATATGGAAACCCTGCGCGATAGACTGGCACGCACGATGACCATCACAGAAACCCGGCTTCGCAACCTTGGCATCACACCGGCTATCAATCCCGATGCTGGTCTGTTTTTATGGTGCCGCTTGCCCGATCACATGGATGCGGCAACCCTAGCCCGAAACGCGCTTTCCGATGGTGTGGTTCTTGCCCCCGGAAATGTTTTCAGCATCTCGCAAACAGCTGGAAACCTGATGCGCTTTAACGTCGCCCAATGTCAGGATGAACGTATCTTCAGGGTGCTTGAACGCGCGCTTGAAAAATAA
- a CDS encoding PLP-dependent aminotransferase family protein, with protein MAPDGALKQPDDGTLVSRVMNVIRDRIGTRNLLAGDRLPSIRGFARQMKVSNSTVVEAYDRLVAEGVIQARRGSGFYVAPHTAPLSIARIGPKLDRAIDPFWVSRQSLDARPDMLKPGCGWLPADWMPETAIRRALRSLSRADDATLVDYGTPLGLASLRHFLSRRMAGYGIDAHPDHLLLTESGTQAIDMLCRFLIAPGDTVLVDDPCYFNFQALLRAHRANIVGVPFTENGPDVDAFARIAATTKPRLYITNSGLHNPTGASLSPMVAHRVF; from the coding sequence GTGGCACCTGACGGGGCATTGAAACAACCCGATGACGGAACACTTGTCTCCCGCGTCATGAATGTCATTCGTGACCGGATTGGCACGCGCAACCTGCTTGCGGGGGATCGTCTGCCATCCATCCGTGGCTTTGCCCGTCAAATGAAGGTGTCGAATTCGACGGTTGTCGAAGCCTATGATCGACTGGTGGCCGAAGGCGTTATTCAGGCCAGACGCGGATCGGGGTTTTATGTCGCCCCTCATACCGCCCCGCTTTCAATCGCCCGGATCGGACCGAAACTGGATCGGGCGATTGATCCGTTCTGGGTCTCACGACAGTCGCTTGATGCGCGCCCCGATATGCTAAAACCCGGTTGCGGCTGGCTTCCGGCGGACTGGATGCCCGAAACCGCAATCAGGCGCGCCTTGCGCAGCCTCTCGCGCGCCGATGACGCCACACTGGTCGATTACGGAACTCCGCTTGGCCTGGCATCCTTGCGTCATTTCCTGTCCCGTCGCATGGCGGGATACGGCATTGATGCCCATCCCGACCATCTGCTTCTGACAGAGTCAGGAACCCAGGCAATCGACATGCTGTGCCGTTTTTTGATCGCACCGGGCGATACGGTTTTGGTTGATGATCCGTGTTACTTCAATTTTCAGGCACTCTTGCGCGCGCATCGCGCCAATATCGTTGGCGTCCCCTTTACCGAAAATGGCCCGGATGTGGATGCCTTTGCCCGGATCGCCGCAACAACGAAACCGCGCCTTTACATTACCAATTCCGGCTTGCACAACCCGACCGGTGCGTCACTTTCGCCAATGGTTGCGCATCGGGTTTTTTGA
- a CDS encoding DMT family transporter has translation MAIAVQRSSGGWISGLIGILIFSGSLPATRIAVMDFDPLFLTVARATIAGLLAATLLLISRPNRPQKSDWMSLLVVAGGVVVGFPLLTALALEHITSARSIVFIGLLPLATAIFGVLRGGERPQPVFWLFSIVGSGLVAGFAATGSSAGALRGDLFMLGAVIVCGLGYAEGAKLSRRLGGWQVICWALVISLLPMAAFCVATLPDSFAGVGGPAWFGLGYVSLFSMLIGFFFWYRGLALGGIAGVGQLQLLQPFFGLLLAGIVLAEPVGVTMMAVTVGVVACVAGAKRFSR, from the coding sequence ATGGCAATTGCAGTTCAAAGATCAAGTGGCGGCTGGATTAGCGGGTTGATCGGTATCCTGATTTTCAGTGGATCGCTGCCTGCGACCCGGATTGCTGTCATGGATTTCGATCCGCTGTTTCTTACGGTGGCGCGCGCAACGATTGCCGGACTGCTTGCCGCGACTTTGCTTCTGATATCGCGGCCAAACCGTCCACAGAAATCAGACTGGATGTCGTTACTGGTGGTTGCCGGTGGGGTGGTTGTCGGGTTTCCATTGTTAACGGCCCTTGCGCTTGAACATATCACGTCAGCACGATCAATTGTCTTCATCGGTTTGCTGCCTTTGGCGACAGCGATTTTTGGCGTCTTGCGCGGTGGTGAAAGGCCACAACCCGTATTCTGGCTGTTTTCGATTGTCGGTAGTGGCTTGGTCGCCGGATTTGCCGCCACAGGAAGCAGTGCCGGGGCGTTACGCGGTGATCTTTTTATGCTTGGCGCGGTCATCGTTTGCGGGCTTGGCTATGCCGAGGGTGCAAAACTGTCGCGCCGTCTTGGTGGATGGCAGGTGATCTGCTGGGCGTTGGTGATATCGCTTTTGCCGATGGCGGCATTCTGCGTTGCGACCTTGCCAGATAGCTTTGCCGGAGTTGGCGGTCCGGCATGGTTTGGTCTTGGTTATGTTTCTCTGTTCAGCATGCTGATCGGTTTTTTCTTCTGGTATCGGGGACTGGCGCTTGGCGGCATTGCCGGGGTCGGGCAATTGCAATTGTTGCAACCGTTCTTTGGTCTGCTTTTGGCGGGGATCGTCTTGGCGGAACCTGTTGGCGTGACCATGATGGCGGTCACCGTCGGGGTCGTTGCCTGTGTTGCCGGGGCAAAGCGGTTTTCCAGATAG
- a CDS encoding substrate-binding periplasmic protein — protein sequence MMVATAFCGTILTNGDAYAQSTGPSSSELRVAFSVWEPFVIDDETGRHGIDMAILTELAHRMDKALSLHPCPWRRCLKMLEDGDIDILSSFAYTAEREKFAFYIKPPYSRVSPVFYVRQGKNTHIAQYADLKTLAVGSVVDSRYFEPFDSDRSLNKFEASSEMLLLRMLEANRVDTIVGSDANVDFEIRRNNLDDIISKAAFRPDHHNDIHIAVSRNSPLMSQTDQISKIITDLREEGFIARVHARYWPASDDAADAGKPIHSE from the coding sequence ATGATGGTGGCAACGGCGTTTTGCGGCACAATCCTTACGAATGGCGATGCGTACGCGCAGTCCACCGGGCCAAGCTCAAGCGAATTGCGCGTGGCATTTTCGGTCTGGGAACCATTCGTGATCGACGATGAAACAGGACGACACGGAATCGACATGGCGATCCTGACAGAACTGGCCCATCGCATGGACAAGGCTCTGTCGCTACATCCCTGCCCGTGGCGGCGATGTCTTAAAATGCTTGAAGATGGCGATATCGATATTCTTTCAAGCTTTGCCTACACCGCCGAACGCGAAAAATTCGCGTTTTACATCAAACCACCTTATAGCCGCGTCAGCCCGGTTTTCTATGTCCGGCAAGGCAAAAATACGCACATCGCGCAATATGCCGATCTTAAAACGCTTGCAGTCGGGTCGGTCGTTGATTCCCGCTATTTCGAACCATTCGATAGCGATAGATCGCTGAACAAATTCGAAGCCAGCAGCGAAATGCTGCTTCTGCGTATGCTTGAGGCAAATCGCGTCGATACCATTGTCGGGTCTGATGCCAATGTCGATTTTGAAATCCGGCGCAACAACCTTGATGATATCATTAGCAAGGCCGCATTTCGCCCGGACCATCACAACGACATCCACATTGCGGTATCGCGCAATTCCCCGCTAATGAGCCAGACAGACCAGATATCGAAAATCATCACCGACCTGCGCGAAGAGGGTTTTATTGCCAGGGTACATGCACGTTACTGGCCTGCCAGTGACGATGCAGCGGATGCAGGCAAACCAATCCACAGCGAATGA
- a CDS encoding gamma carbonic anhydrase family protein yields the protein MILSYRGVRPTIDETAFIAPNATIIGDVEIGAETGIWFGCVIRGDVHEIRIGSRTNIQDLTMVHVAKGKFGTYIGDDVTIGHSAVIHACTLEDRSFVGMSATVMDGCVIEQGAMLGAGALLAPGKRIPAGELWAGVPARKVRDLTQEEIEFFKVSADRYADLAQEYRVTIPDDLKSE from the coding sequence ATGATCCTGTCCTATCGCGGGGTACGCCCGACTATTGACGAGACGGCCTTTATCGCGCCGAATGCGACCATCATTGGCGATGTTGAAATCGGGGCGGAGACCGGGATCTGGTTTGGCTGCGTCATTCGTGGTGACGTGCATGAAATTCGCATCGGATCGCGGACCAATATTCAGGACCTGACCATGGTGCATGTCGCCAAGGGAAAGTTTGGAACCTATATCGGCGACGATGTTACTATTGGCCATTCCGCCGTCATCCATGCCTGCACACTGGAAGACAGAAGTTTCGTCGGCATGAGTGCCACGGTCATGGATGGTTGTGTGATCGAGCAGGGCGCAATGCTGGGGGCGGGGGCGCTTCTGGCACCCGGAAAACGCATTCCGGCGGGGGAGCTTTGGGCCGGTGTCCCGGCACGCAAGGTGCGAGATCTGACGCAGGAAGAAATCGAGTTTTTCAAAGTATCTGCGGATCGTTATGCCGATCTTGCGCAGGAATATCGTGTGACAATTCCCGATGACCTGAAATCTGAGTAA
- a CDS encoding DMT family transporter produces the protein MTRWQANAVIVFVALIWGTTFVVQQTSMDNIGPQYFTGVRFLLGTFVVLPFALRELRKMKREGRTLSRVNTLGLIVTGVSMYLASILQQIGIIDTTVTNAAFLTAFYVPLVPVLAFAVFRAKPHWSVWPGGIMCVLGTYLLSGGNLSALGKGDFWVMGSALFWAVQVVMIGVMVTRTNTPALVAAVQFFITGLLGMAMGGMFETFSFADIQNAGFEILYAGIMSAGIAFTLQAVAQNYTEAADAAIIMSAEAVFAAIAGAFFLGERLAPAEYAGCGVILAAIIGVQLLPMMGRRPKVAI, from the coding sequence ATGACGCGTTGGCAGGCGAATGCCGTAATCGTCTTTGTTGCCCTTATTTGGGGTACGACTTTTGTCGTCCAGCAAACCAGCATGGACAATATTGGCCCGCAATATTTTACCGGTGTGCGGTTCCTTCTGGGGACGTTTGTGGTGCTGCCGTTTGCGCTGCGTGAATTGCGCAAAATGAAGCGCGAAGGACGGACGCTTTCGAGGGTCAACACGCTTGGCCTTATCGTTACCGGCGTTTCAATGTATCTGGCCAGCATCCTGCAACAGATCGGCATCATCGATACGACCGTGACCAATGCTGCGTTTCTGACGGCGTTTTATGTGCCTCTGGTACCGGTACTGGCTTTCGCTGTTTTCCGGGCAAAGCCGCATTGGTCGGTTTGGCCGGGCGGAATAATGTGCGTTTTGGGTACATATCTTCTGAGTGGCGGGAACCTCTCGGCACTTGGTAAAGGTGACTTCTGGGTGATGGGAAGTGCGCTGTTCTGGGCTGTTCAGGTGGTGATGATCGGTGTAATGGTGACGCGCACCAATACCCCCGCGCTGGTCGCTGCCGTTCAGTTCTTTATTACCGGTCTGCTTGGCATGGCGATGGGCGGCATGTTCGAGACTTTCAGCTTTGCCGATATCCAGAATGCCGGATTTGAAATTCTTTATGCCGGGATCATGTCGGCCGGGATCGCCTTTACCCTGCAGGCGGTGGCGCAGAATTATACCGAAGCAGCAGATGCCGCGATCATCATGAGTGCCGAGGCGGTATTTGCCGCAATTGCCGGGGCGTTTTTCCTGGGCGAGCGGTTGGCACCCGCCGAATATGCCGGATGCGGTGTTATCCTTGCCGCGATCATTGGGGTGCAGTTGTTGCCGATGATGGGGCGTCGGCCCAAAGTTGCCATTTGA
- a CDS encoding cytochrome-c peroxidase, with product MPVLSRVSSMPLRGFLHLGCAFATTMLMIGAGGVGITSAKAQNGLGAPNSSAALLAELASNTSSFADKAALGEALYFDTNLSKNRTQACASCHEPTTGFRDPRSEIAHGAYSLGDDGASLGDRNAPMAAYAKFAPDFHFKEDGTPVGGQFWDGRAKDLAEQAGGPPLNPVEMGMPDKATVVARLQEDEDYVESFKSLFGDDVWSDTDRAYAAMTDAIAAFERTDQFAPFDSKYDRFLRGEYKMTPQEELGRVLFFSQQFTNCNVCHQLKSSPTAEGETFTNYEYHNIGVPRNVAVRLENAKDPDFTDNGLLDNPAIDDPAHKGKYKTSSLRNVAVTGPYMHNGVFSDLRTVIKFYNKYNSRAKSAQLNPETKQPWGDAEVPETISLKELEQGDALDTKRIDALVAFLKTLTDARYEPLLAEQEEVAAKAKKK from the coding sequence ATGCCTGTCTTGTCGCGCGTTTCCAGCATGCCCCTTCGCGGGTTTCTTCACCTTGGTTGTGCGTTTGCAACTACGATGCTGATGATTGGTGCCGGTGGTGTCGGGATTACCAGTGCAAAGGCGCAAAATGGCCTTGGTGCGCCGAATTCGTCCGCGGCCTTGCTGGCGGAACTGGCAAGCAATACGTCTTCGTTTGCAGATAAAGCGGCACTGGGCGAAGCACTTTATTTCGATACCAACCTGTCAAAAAACCGGACGCAGGCCTGTGCAAGTTGTCATGAACCGACAACTGGGTTCCGTGATCCGCGTTCCGAAATCGCCCATGGAGCCTATTCGCTTGGCGATGATGGTGCGTCGCTTGGCGACCGCAATGCGCCGATGGCGGCATATGCGAAGTTCGCACCCGATTTCCATTTCAAAGAAGACGGCACGCCGGTTGGCGGGCAGTTCTGGGATGGGCGCGCGAAGGATTTGGCCGAGCAGGCCGGTGGGCCGCCGCTTAACCCGGTTGAAATGGGCATGCCTGACAAGGCAACTGTTGTCGCGCGCCTTCAGGAAGATGAAGATTACGTCGAAAGCTTCAAGTCATTGTTTGGTGACGATGTCTGGAGCGATACGGACCGTGCTTATGCTGCAATGACTGATGCGATTGCCGCGTTCGAACGCACCGATCAGTTCGCACCCTTTGATTCAAAATATGATCGTTTCCTGCGCGGGGAATACAAAATGACGCCGCAGGAAGAATTGGGGCGTGTGCTTTTCTTCTCGCAGCAATTCACCAACTGCAATGTCTGCCATCAACTTAAATCGTCGCCGACGGCAGAGGGCGAGACATTCACAAATTACGAATATCATAACATCGGCGTCCCCAGAAACGTTGCCGTACGGTTGGAAAATGCCAAGGACCCGGACTTTACCGACAATGGATTGCTTGATAATCCGGCAATTGATGATCCGGCCCATAAGGGCAAGTACAAAACGTCGTCGCTGCGTAATGTCGCCGTCACCGGACCGTATATGCATAACGGTGTGTTTTCCGATTTGCGCACGGTGATCAAGTTTTACAACAAATATAACAGTCGCGCGAAATCGGCCCAGTTGAATCCGGAAACCAAACAGCCGTGGGGCGATGCCGAAGTCCCCGAGACCATTTCCCTTAAAGAGCTGGAGCAGGGGGACGCCCTTGATACCAAGCGCATAGATGCGCTGGTCGCGTTCCTTAAAACACTGACCGACGCCCGTTACGAGCCGCTTCTGGCCGAGCAGGAAGAAGTCGCAGCCAAGGCCAAGAAGAAATAG
- a CDS encoding NAD(P)-dependent oxidoreductase has product MPQKIGFLGAGRMASAMISRLLEQGYPVKVWNRSAAKIEPLVAKGAIACATPAEAASDVDAVLSFMADDIASETVWLGENGALGAMTPGALAIECSTLSHGFVLELSGKIMTAGCLYVDAPVTAVPAQVAAGETMFLIGADDAVLKQARPIMEAVANRIVHFGPIGSGTIYKLMNNLLGAVHIAAAAELVAVAQKAGLDGDLVADAFANGAVASRAGVMTIPGMISGNHNEGIHFTTALRAKDAGYAMWLADELGLDLPVGRSATEMFDRAIEAGLGDLAQSAVLETIRGR; this is encoded by the coding sequence ATGCCCCAGAAAATCGGTTTCCTAGGCGCAGGCCGCATGGCGTCTGCAATGATTTCGCGCCTGCTTGAACAAGGCTATCCGGTCAAGGTCTGGAACCGTAGTGCTGCCAAAATCGAACCGTTGGTTGCCAAGGGGGCCATTGCCTGCGCGACACCAGCCGAGGCGGCAAGTGATGTTGACGCAGTCCTTTCCTTCATGGCCGACGATATTGCATCTGAAACCGTCTGGCTGGGCGAAAATGGGGCACTTGGTGCAATGACGCCGGGGGCGCTTGCCATCGAGTGTTCCACCCTTTCGCACGGGTTCGTTCTGGAACTGTCCGGCAAGATCATGACGGCAGGCTGCCTTTATGTCGATGCACCGGTCACCGCGGTGCCGGCACAGGTTGCCGCGGGCGAAACCATGTTTTTAATCGGTGCGGATGACGCCGTCCTGAAACAGGCACGCCCGATCATGGAAGCCGTTGCCAACCGTATCGTGCATTTCGGGCCTATTGGATCGGGGACAATCTACAAGCTGATGAACAACCTTTTGGGGGCGGTCCACATTGCCGCTGCCGCCGAACTGGTTGCGGTGGCACAAAAGGCCGGACTGGATGGCGATCTGGTTGCAGACGCATTTGCCAATGGTGCCGTTGCCAGCCGGGCCGGAGTCATGACGATCCCGGGCATGATCAGCGGCAATCACAATGAAGGCATCCATTTCACAACCGCGTTGCGCGCCAAAGATGCCGGTTATGCCATGTGGCTTGCCGATGAACTTGGCCTTGACCTGCCGGTTGGCAGATCAGCCACCGAAATGTTTGACCGCGCCATCGAAGCCGGACTTGGCGATCTTGCACAAAGTGCCGTGCTGGAAACCATTCGCGGCCGGTAA